A genomic segment from Desulfovibrio sp. encodes:
- the secF gene encoding protein translocase subunit SecF, with product MGFAFIRHDTKFDFIGLRHWAYGISALLIVVAIVSTLWGNGLKMGIDFAGGVIVQIQFQKPVHDDALKKSLDVPALPGITTQRFGDGDRDYLLRFSNSENIDATHVRTAVVDALAAAFPDNKAEIQRLEVVGPKVGADLTNKALSALFYAVLLIAVYISGRFEQRWMAGAAMAAALWGGTYVVGLTGLGMGWLILFSLAITLVVCFVLRLNFALGAVVGLLHDVGITMGLLSLLKVEVDLNVMAALLTLVGYSLNDTIIVYDRLRENLRAAPELSMAELINRSVNQTLSRTILTSGTTFLATLSLFLVGGGVIHDFALTVLIGVVVGTLSSIYVSSAVLLALGDTDFYVSLVQQKGKYERPGEHGVV from the coding sequence ATGGGTTTTGCATTTATCAGGCACGACACCAAGTTTGACTTTATTGGCCTGCGCCACTGGGCGTATGGCATTTCGGCTCTGCTGATTGTGGTGGCCATTGTCTCCACCCTTTGGGGCAACGGCCTCAAGATGGGCATCGACTTTGCCGGTGGCGTTATCGTCCAGATCCAGTTTCAGAAGCCCGTGCACGACGACGCCCTGAAAAAGAGTCTGGATGTCCCCGCTCTGCCGGGTATCACCACCCAGCGTTTTGGTGATGGCGACAGGGATTACCTGCTGCGCTTCTCCAATTCTGAAAACATCGATGCCACCCATGTGCGCACGGCTGTGGTGGACGCTCTGGCTGCCGCTTTCCCCGACAACAAGGCTGAAATTCAGCGTCTGGAAGTAGTCGGCCCCAAGGTTGGCGCAGACTTGACCAACAAGGCCCTGAGCGCGCTTTTTTATGCGGTTCTGCTCATTGCCGTGTACATTTCCGGCCGTTTTGAACAGCGCTGGATGGCAGGTGCCGCCATGGCTGCCGCCCTGTGGGGCGGCACCTATGTAGTGGGGCTTACGGGCCTTGGCATGGGCTGGCTGATTCTGTTCTCACTGGCCATTACCCTTGTGGTGTGCTTTGTGCTGCGGCTCAACTTTGCGCTTGGCGCGGTAGTTGGTCTGCTGCACGACGTGGGCATCACAATGGGTCTGCTTTCGCTGCTCAAGGTAGAAGTTGACCTTAACGTCATGGCAGCCCTGCTTACCCTGGTGGGTTATTCGCTCAACGATACCATCATCGTGTACGACCGCCTGCGTGAAAACCTGCGCGCCGCGCCCGAACTGAGCATGGCCGAGCTGATCAACCGCAGCGTCAACCAGACCCTGTCGCGCACTATCCTGACCAGCGGCACGACCTTTTTGGCGACGCTTTCGCTGTTCCTTGTGGGCGGCGGCGTTATCCACGATTTTGCCCTTACCGTGCTTATCGGTGTGGTTGTGGGTACGCTTTCATCCATCTACGTGTCTTCTGCGGTGCTGCTGGCACTGGGCGACACAGATTTTTACGTTTCTCTGGTGCAGCAGAAAGGCAAGTACGAACGTCCCGGCGAGCACGGCGTGGTTTAG
- the secD gene encoding protein translocase subunit SecD, which translates to MGLLWRLSIAIMVFVLSLVYALPSVPYLGTALERVLPSSKINLGLDLKGGIHLTLGVDVAKAVSNSLALVGQDLRRVAEDEKIVVLRPRVVGGTALEFVLPRAENEPQFRELLAKHFPQLSVGEPQAGEAGQLRYVARFTAAEVKRIEDLSLDQALRTIRNRIDQFGVAEPDIRKQAGNRIQVQLPGISDPRRAVQVIGQTAHLEFHLVREDVDPGKAVLPPGVIVLPMLEKNPGQQQKETLIAVEKDAMLTGEDVADARPAFDNMNQSYVTLNFNARGARIFERVTGENVGRRMAIVLDGKVYSAPSIRERIGGGRASISGSFSTAEAQDLAIVLRAGSLPAPVSVLEERTVGPSLGQEAIDSGIRAAMVGAVGVVLFIGVYYGLSGLIADLMLCFTMLIVMAGMGAFGATLTLPGIAGIVLTIGMAVDANVLIFERIREEIRLGLTPLAAVRAGFDRAAISITDSNLTSIIVTVILYQFGTGPIRGFAVTLGLGIVASMFTAIFVSRAIFEEWARHCGPKGIHI; encoded by the coding sequence ATGGGTCTGCTCTGGCGCTTGTCCATAGCCATCATGGTTTTTGTGTTGTCCCTTGTTTACGCGCTCCCCAGCGTTCCCTATCTGGGAACAGCTCTTGAGCGCGTCTTGCCGTCGAGCAAAATCAATCTCGGCCTTGACCTCAAGGGCGGCATCCATCTGACGCTCGGCGTTGACGTGGCCAAGGCCGTGAGCAATTCGCTGGCTCTGGTCGGGCAGGATCTGCGCCGCGTTGCCGAAGACGAAAAGATTGTTGTGCTGCGCCCCCGCGTGGTGGGTGGCACCGCTCTTGAATTCGTACTGCCGCGCGCGGAAAACGAACCCCAGTTCCGCGAACTGCTGGCCAAGCACTTTCCGCAGCTGAGCGTGGGTGAACCCCAGGCTGGCGAAGCCGGACAGCTGCGCTATGTTGCCCGCTTTACCGCAGCTGAAGTCAAGCGCATTGAAGACCTTTCGCTCGATCAGGCCCTGCGCACCATCCGCAACCGTATTGACCAGTTCGGCGTGGCCGAACCCGATATCCGCAAGCAGGCTGGCAACCGCATTCAGGTGCAGCTGCCGGGCATTTCTGACCCGCGCCGTGCCGTGCAGGTTATCGGCCAGACCGCCCACCTTGAGTTCCACCTGGTGCGCGAGGATGTGGACCCCGGCAAGGCCGTGCTGCCTCCCGGCGTGATCGTGCTGCCCATGCTGGAGAAAAATCCCGGCCAGCAGCAGAAGGAAACGCTGATCGCGGTGGAAAAAGACGCCATGCTCACCGGCGAGGACGTGGCTGACGCCCGCCCCGCCTTTGACAACATGAACCAGTCTTACGTTACCCTGAATTTCAACGCCCGTGGCGCGCGCATCTTTGAACGCGTGACCGGCGAAAACGTGGGCCGCCGCATGGCCATTGTGCTGGACGGCAAGGTGTATTCCGCGCCTTCCATACGCGAGCGCATCGGCGGCGGCCGGGCCAGCATCTCGGGCAGCTTTAGCACTGCCGAAGCCCAGGACCTTGCCATCGTGTTGCGCGCTGGTTCGCTGCCTGCGCCTGTTTCCGTGCTTGAAGAACGCACGGTCGGCCCCTCCCTGGGTCAGGAAGCCATCGACAGCGGTATTCGTGCTGCCATGGTGGGCGCTGTGGGCGTGGTGCTGTTCATCGGTGTGTACTACGGCCTGAGCGGCCTTATTGCCGACCTTATGCTCTGCTTTACCATGCTCATCGTCATGGCGGGCATGGGTGCCTTTGGCGCAACGCTGACCCTGCCGGGTATTGCCGGTATCGTTTTGACCATCGGTATGGCGGTGGACGCCAACGTGCTCATTTTCGAACGCATACGCGAAGAAATACGGCTGGGGCTTACCCCGCTGGCTGCGGTGCGTGCGGGCTTTGACCGTGCGGCCATTTCCATTACCGACTCCAACCTCACGTCCATCATCGTGACCGTTATCCTGTACCAGTTCGGCACCGGCCCCATCCGTGGGTTTGCCGTTACACTGGGGCTGGGCATTGTGGCCTCCATGTTCACGGCCATCTTTGTATCACGGGCCATCTTTGAGGAGTGGGCGCGGCATTGTGGCCCCAAGGGCATCCACATTTAG
- the yajC gene encoding preprotein translocase subunit YajC codes for MFESLAYAMGTPQAGAAPASGQEMLMQFLPLIVMFVIFWFLLIRPQQKRAKAHKQMLSELKRGDHVMTSSGILGRILEIDDEQVLLESGEAKLRVSRGAIGGVAPTKGSKDVKEEKK; via the coding sequence TTGTTTGAATCCTTAGCTTATGCCATGGGCACGCCCCAGGCCGGGGCCGCTCCCGCCAGCGGACAGGAAATGCTGATGCAGTTTCTGCCCCTCATCGTCATGTTTGTCATTTTCTGGTTCCTGCTTATCCGTCCCCAGCAGAAGCGGGCCAAGGCCCACAAGCAGATGCTGTCCGAACTGAAGCGCGGCGACCACGTTATGACTTCCAGCGGCATTCTTGGCCGTATTCTGGAAATCGACGACGAGCAGGTGCTTCTTGAGAGCGGCGAAGCCAAGCTGCGCGTTTCGCGCGGCGCCATTGGCGGCGTTGCTCCCACCAAGGGCAGCAAGGACGTCAAGGAAGAAAAGAAGTAG
- a CDS encoding amidohydrolase, translating to MRHCDTLLHAAFIVTQDEQRRVIENASLAIDKGLIADIGPTAELIQRWQASETLHLEDKLVLPGLINAHTHAAMTFLRGLADDMPLMDWLNQRIFPVEQKLTPELVRLGSLMGYAEMLRTGTTACVDMYLFEAAVFEAADTAGLRCLGGEAVFAFPSAAFPGPQAALDATRALAEKYRNHDRLRVAVNPHSVYTTTPEILTACRDLAQEQSLPLHIHLAETPSETQICLSAQGKRPTEYCHSLGLLDVPCTLAHVVDVTSAELDLLARQKAVVAHNPSSNMKLASGAAPVAAMLARGMNVGLGTDGAASNNRLNMFTEMGRSALLHKLTGLDPTLLPAGQVLDMATLGGAAAMHDARLGSLAPGMAADCIALDLTEPNLQPMYNEVSHIVYAATGMETRMTMVGGEVLYNEGRFTRFDYAALREEMRDVRRFVLEASGS from the coding sequence ATGCGCCACTGCGACACACTGCTCCATGCCGCCTTTATTGTCACCCAGGACGAACAGCGCCGCGTTATCGAAAACGCCTCTCTGGCCATAGACAAGGGGCTGATTGCAGACATTGGCCCCACAGCCGAGCTGATACAGCGCTGGCAGGCCAGCGAAACCCTGCACCTTGAGGACAAGCTTGTTCTGCCGGGCCTGATCAATGCGCACACGCACGCAGCCATGACCTTTTTGCGCGGGCTGGCCGACGACATGCCCCTCATGGACTGGCTGAACCAGCGTATTTTTCCCGTGGAACAAAAGCTGACGCCCGAACTGGTGCGGCTGGGCAGCCTGATGGGCTATGCGGAAATGCTGCGCACGGGTACCACCGCCTGCGTGGACATGTATCTTTTTGAAGCCGCCGTGTTTGAAGCCGCCGATACCGCCGGTTTGCGCTGCCTTGGCGGCGAGGCTGTTTTCGCCTTTCCTTCCGCGGCCTTTCCCGGCCCGCAAGCAGCCCTGGATGCAACCCGAGCACTGGCAGAAAAATATCGCAACCACGACCGTCTGCGAGTGGCCGTAAACCCGCACAGCGTCTACACCACTACGCCCGAAATTCTCACCGCCTGCCGCGACCTCGCGCAGGAGCAGAGCCTGCCCCTGCACATTCACCTTGCCGAAACACCGTCTGAAACACAGATATGTCTCTCGGCGCAGGGCAAACGCCCCACGGAATACTGCCATAGCCTTGGCCTGCTCGATGTGCCCTGCACCTTGGCCCATGTGGTGGACGTGACCTCGGCAGAGCTTGATCTGCTTGCCCGGCAAAAGGCCGTGGTGGCCCACAACCCCTCCTCCAACATGAAGCTGGCCTCGGGTGCCGCCCCTGTGGCGGCCATGCTGGCGCGCGGCATGAATGTGGGGCTGGGTACAGACGGCGCAGCCAGCAACAACCGGCTCAACATGTTTACCGAAATGGGCCGTTCGGCCCTGCTGCACAAACTCACCGGCCTTGACCCCACCCTGCTGCCCGCAGGGCAGGTGCTGGACATGGCAACCCTCGGCGGCGCAGCGGCCATGCACGATGCGCGCCTCGGTTCGCTGGCCCCCGGCATGGCCGCCGACTGCATAGCTCTTGACCTCACCGAGCCCAACCTGCAACCCATGTACAACGAGGTTTCGCACATCGTGTACGCGGCTACAGGCATGGAAACCCGCATGACCATGGTGGGCGGCGAGGTGCTGTACAACGAGGGCCGCTTTACCCGCTTTGACTACGCAGCCCTGCGCGAAGAAATGCGCGATGTGCGCCGCTTTGTGCTTGAGGCGTCTGGCTCCTAA
- a CDS encoding dihydroxy-acid dehydratase, which produces MPTVDDWARVNSVAPRLVSVLPNGPVYHPTVRAFMAGGVPEVMLHLRDLGLLHLDTLTVTGHAVGENLEWWEKSERRANFRRMLKELDNVDPDDVIMSPARARERGLTSTITFPVGNIAPEGSVIKSTAIDPTVIDADGVYRHTAAIKVFTAEPDAIKAIKAGKIEKGDMLVVMGGGPCGTGMEETYQLTSALKHLSYGKYVCLLTDARFSGVSTGACMGHIGPEALVGGPVSKLRDGDIVEMVVDCNKLEGRINFIGTDAQHPLAPEEGAKVLAGRTPHPDLKPAPALPDDTRLWAALQAVSGGTWGGSVYDVDRIVAVLEAGKKALGM; this is translated from the coding sequence ATGCCCACAGTGGACGACTGGGCACGTGTGAACAGCGTGGCTCCGCGTCTGGTCAGCGTGCTGCCCAACGGCCCCGTGTACCACCCCACCGTGCGCGCCTTTATGGCCGGTGGCGTGCCCGAAGTTATGCTGCATCTGCGCGACCTTGGCCTGCTGCATCTCGATACGCTTACCGTCACCGGCCATGCCGTGGGCGAAAACCTTGAATGGTGGGAAAAGAGCGAACGCCGCGCCAACTTTCGCCGCATGCTCAAGGAGCTGGACAACGTGGACCCGGACGACGTCATCATGTCGCCCGCCCGCGCCAGGGAACGCGGCCTGACTTCCACGATAACCTTCCCGGTGGGCAACATTGCGCCCGAAGGTTCGGTGATCAAATCCACGGCCATCGACCCCACGGTTATCGATGCGGACGGCGTGTACCGCCACACGGCTGCCATCAAGGTTTTCACCGCCGAACCCGACGCCATCAAGGCCATCAAGGCCGGCAAGATTGAGAAGGGCGACATGCTGGTGGTTATGGGCGGTGGCCCCTGCGGCACGGGTATGGAAGAAACCTATCAGCTTACCTCGGCGCTCAAGCACCTCTCGTACGGTAAGTATGTGTGCCTGCTGACAGACGCGCGTTTCTCCGGTGTTTCCACCGGTGCGTGCATGGGGCATATCGGGCCGGAAGCCCTGGTTGGCGGTCCTGTTTCCAAACTGCGCGACGGCGACATTGTGGAAATGGTGGTGGACTGCAACAAGCTGGAAGGCCGCATCAACTTTATCGGCACTGACGCCCAGCACCCCCTTGCGCCGGAAGAAGGTGCCAAGGTTCTGGCTGGGCGCACCCCGCACCCCGACCTCAAGCCTGCGCCCGCCCTGCCTGACGACACGCGCCTGTGGGCGGCCCTGCAGGCCGTGAGCGGCGGAACCTGGGGCGGCAGCGTGTATGATGTGGACAGAATTGTTGCCGTGCTCGAGGCTGGCAAAAAAGCTCTTGGCATGTAG
- a CDS encoding Hpt domain-containing protein, with protein sequence MTEEVLDWKEAIARVLNKRDMYVKLLAKFIETERDTPSKVAQALKNGKADEARELVHSTKGAAANLGAKALAAAALELEMAIKAGADTGRAMSHFNAAHMDTLVTMHAFMTQ encoded by the coding sequence ATGACCGAGGAAGTTTTGGATTGGAAGGAAGCCATCGCCAGAGTGCTCAACAAGCGCGACATGTACGTCAAGCTGCTGGCCAAGTTCATAGAAACAGAGCGGGACACCCCCTCCAAGGTGGCCCAGGCCCTCAAGAACGGCAAGGCTGACGAAGCCCGCGAACTGGTGCACAGCACCAAGGGTGCAGCCGCCAACCTTGGCGCCAAGGCGCTTGCCGCCGCTGCTCTTGAGCTTGAAATGGCTATCAAGGCCGGTGCCGACACTGGCCGCGCCATGAGTCATTTTAATGCCGCGCACATGGACACGCTTGTGACCATGCACGCCTTTATGACCCAGTAG
- a CDS encoding amidohydrolase family protein, with translation MNPEETDSPAPELVDLDAADSLLAIRAKSILTLAGEGPARAARLFAPLKKIDNGVLLVRGGMVEDVLPWSQARLPAGTLVRDVGAVCLAPACVNAHTHLELSHLAEKTRWGRGFTAWLQSLVPLLGMAPQAEAMENACASLALYGTLYVGNITGSLPGGTVLADSACSEAGLTASHFCEWFGFGAPFADSERPWPPRCRQALADDPFLMARCAPGGHALYSTGPEVLTAARQDCQRMGRVFSFHLAESPEETQMLTTGDGPLRAFYDKVVLPQGWAAPGLRPLAYAVKLGLLGPGTLAVHGVQLDAQEGEVLAASGAALCLCPRSNRNLGVGVAPVREMMESGALLCLGTDGLTSNRDLDVRKEAVWLRETMDVPPEALVRMLTVNGAAALNVLGCGAGRLEKGGPADFCVLPETLTY, from the coding sequence ATGAACCCGGAAGAAACGGATTCCCCTGCCCCGGAATTGGTCGACCTGGATGCGGCAGACAGCCTGCTTGCCATCAGGGCCAAGAGCATCCTGACCCTTGCAGGTGAGGGGCCAGCCCGCGCCGCCCGCCTTTTTGCCCCGCTGAAAAAGATCGACAACGGCGTGCTGCTGGTGCGTGGTGGCATGGTCGAAGACGTGTTGCCATGGTCGCAGGCGCGCCTGCCCGCAGGCACGCTGGTGCGCGATGTGGGGGCGGTATGTCTGGCCCCGGCCTGCGTCAACGCCCACACCCACCTCGAGCTCTCGCATCTGGCGGAAAAAACGCGCTGGGGCCGTGGCTTTACGGCGTGGCTGCAAAGTCTTGTTCCTCTGCTTGGCATGGCCCCGCAGGCCGAGGCCATGGAAAACGCCTGCGCTTCGCTGGCACTATACGGCACGCTGTATGTGGGCAACATAACGGGTTCGCTGCCCGGCGGCACGGTTCTGGCCGATTCGGCCTGCAGTGAGGCGGGGCTGACCGCCAGCCATTTTTGCGAATGGTTTGGCTTTGGCGCGCCTTTTGCCGATAGCGAGCGGCCCTGGCCTCCGCGGTGCAGGCAGGCCTTGGCCGATGACCCCTTTTTGATGGCCCGCTGCGCGCCGGGCGGACATGCCCTGTATTCCACAGGGCCGGAAGTTCTGACCGCCGCGCGGCAGGATTGCCAGCGTATGGGGCGCGTTTTTTCCTTTCATCTGGCAGAATCACCCGAGGAAACGCAGATGCTGACCACGGGCGACGGGCCGTTACGCGCTTTTTATGACAAGGTGGTGCTGCCGCAGGGCTGGGCAGCACCCGGCCTGCGCCCCCTTGCCTATGCCGTAAAGCTGGGGTTGCTCGGCCCCGGCACACTTGCCGTGCACGGCGTGCAGCTGGACGCGCAGGAAGGGGAAGTGCTGGCGGCCAGCGGCGCGGCCCTATGCCTGTGCCCCCGTTCAAACCGCAACCTGGGCGTGGGCGTTGCACCCGTGCGCGAGATGATGGAAAGCGGCGCGCTGCTTTGTCTTGGCACGGACGGCCTGACCTCCAACCGTGATCTTGACGTGCGCAAGGAAGCCGTGTGGCTGCGTGAAACCATGGACGTGCCACCAGAGGCTCTGGTGCGCATGCTGACCGTGAACGGCGCGGCGGCTCTCAACGTGCTTGGCTGCGGCGCGGGGCGGCTTGAAAAGGGTGGACCGGCAGACTTTTGCGTGCTGCCCGAAACCCTGACCTACTAG
- a CDS encoding YitT family protein has product MKLHSYNKALAESVVWNLLWLTLGSVLMAICIQSVAAPHGFLSGGVMGVSLLVGYWTDTLTPLVWYSVLCVPVYVFGWFCVGKRFLLYTAYGTLCTTLCSFLITFTIPIESEVYATVVGGVLHGAACGIMLRTLGSSGGTDVVAVLLKERWNVPIGQFNFLFNCLLFLTAASRMPLDLIVASMLMMFISANTLEYVLGLFNRRKLVMIISDHGEEISEAILVTERFGATLMRGKGAYSGSDREILLTVTNNVALKRLENLVFSIDPRALFIVENTFYVSGGQFARSSR; this is encoded by the coding sequence ATGAAGCTGCACTCGTACAACAAGGCTCTGGCCGAATCGGTGGTATGGAACCTGCTCTGGCTCACGCTGGGGTCGGTTCTTATGGCAATATGTATTCAAAGCGTGGCCGCGCCCCATGGCTTTCTCTCCGGAGGGGTCATGGGCGTGTCCCTGCTTGTGGGCTACTGGACAGACACGCTGACGCCCTTGGTGTGGTATTCCGTGCTGTGCGTGCCCGTGTACGTGTTTGGCTGGTTTTGCGTGGGCAAACGCTTTTTGCTTTACACCGCCTACGGAACCCTGTGCACAACATTGTGCAGTTTCCTTATTACCTTTACCATTCCCATTGAAAGCGAAGTGTACGCCACAGTGGTGGGCGGCGTGCTGCACGGCGCTGCGTGCGGCATAATGCTGCGCACTCTGGGCAGCAGCGGCGGTACGGATGTGGTTGCAGTGCTGCTCAAGGAACGCTGGAACGTGCCCATCGGCCAGTTCAACTTTCTGTTCAACTGTCTGCTGTTTCTTACGGCGGCCTCGCGCATGCCCCTTGACCTGATTGTGGCCTCCATGCTGATGATGTTCATTTCGGCCAATACCCTGGAATACGTGCTGGGCCTGTTCAACCGCCGCAAGCTTGTGATGATTATTTCTGACCACGGCGAGGAAATCAGCGAAGCCATACTGGTGACAGAGCGCTTTGGCGCAACGCTCATGCGCGGTAAGGGGGCCTATTCCGGCTCTGACCGCGAGATTCTGCTCACTGTCACCAACAACGTGGCGCTCAAGCGGCTGGAAAACCTGGTGTTCAGCATTGACCCGCGTGCCCTGTTTATTGTGGAAAACACCTTCTACGTCTCAGGCGGGCAGTTTGCCCGCAGCAGCCGTTGA
- a CDS encoding sulfite exporter TauE/SafE family protein gives MLLSLVAYVCCGAVAGVLAGLLGVGGGIVLVPMMVAIFPTVGVPAQYVQQMALGTSLASIMITSVSSARAHNARGAVHWDIFKAITPGILLGTFFGGLIATHMPTMFLKIFFICFILFVSAQMLSNYRPPASRDLPGKMGTAGVGGVIGLVSSFVGIGGGTLSVPFMTFCNIPLHHAVGTSAAIGFPIAVAGTLGFIVGGWGRPDLPAMSLGFVNLWALIGIASASFLTAPLGARLSHSLPAGKLKKGFACFLILVALKMIWGLL, from the coding sequence ATGCTTTTGTCTCTCGTAGCCTATGTGTGTTGCGGTGCCGTGGCCGGTGTGCTGGCCGGGCTTTTGGGCGTCGGCGGCGGCATTGTTCTGGTTCCCATGATGGTGGCCATTTTTCCCACCGTGGGGGTGCCCGCGCAGTATGTGCAGCAGATGGCGCTGGGCACTTCGCTTGCCAGCATCATGATAACCTCCGTTTCCAGCGCCCGCGCCCACAACGCGCGTGGGGCCGTGCACTGGGACATCTTTAAGGCCATCACTCCCGGCATATTGCTGGGTACGTTTTTTGGCGGGCTTATTGCCACCCACATGCCCACAATGTTTCTGAAAATTTTCTTCATCTGCTTTATCCTGTTTGTCTCCGCGCAGATGCTCTCCAACTACCGGCCCCCGGCCAGCCGCGATCTTCCCGGCAAGATGGGCACCGCCGGTGTGGGTGGCGTTATCGGCCTTGTGTCGAGCTTTGTGGGCATTGGCGGCGGCACGCTTTCCGTACCCTTCATGACCTTTTGCAACATTCCCCTGCACCACGCCGTGGGTACATCGGCCGCCATTGGCTTTCCCATTGCCGTGGCCGGTACGCTGGGCTTTATCGTGGGCGGCTGGGGCAGGCCCGATCTGCCAGCCATGTCGCTGGGCTTTGTGAACCTGTGGGCTCTGATCGGTATTGCCTCGGCGAGTTTTCTCACCGCGCCCCTGGGTGCCAGGCTTTCACATTCTTTGCCTGCCGGCAAACTCAAGAAAGGTTTTGCATGCTTTTTGATACTTGTGGCCTTGAAGATGATCTGGGGACTGTTGTAG
- a CDS encoding aspartate carbamoyltransferase catalytic subunit has protein sequence MNTDNRYHWPHKDLLDVTQLSAQDTMHLLDLAASFQEINSRPVKKVPTLKGKTVVLFFVENSTRTKTSFDVAGKRLSADTYSLAKSGSSLNKGETLKDTGLTLQAMGPDVIVIRHPSSGAARFLAELLPCGIVNGGDGWHAHPTQALLDCYSLRQAWENRFAGRTLLILGDIAHSRVARSNMHLLTMLGVKVRLCAPRTLLPAGVDHWPVEIYTDLDKAVRDVDGVMCLRLQLERQQAGLLPDLAEYSRRFCLGSRQLALAAPGAKVLHPGPMNRGLEISNEIADAPASLVLNQVAAGVATRMAVLYLLATRNDGVRA, from the coding sequence ATGAATACCGACAATCGCTACCACTGGCCCCACAAGGACCTGCTGGACGTCACGCAGCTGAGTGCACAAGACACAATGCACCTGCTGGATCTGGCCGCCAGCTTTCAGGAAATCAACAGCCGCCCCGTCAAGAAGGTGCCCACCCTCAAGGGCAAGACGGTGGTGCTGTTCTTTGTAGAAAACAGCACCCGCACAAAAACGTCCTTTGACGTGGCGGGCAAGCGGCTTTCTGCAGACACCTATTCGCTTGCCAAATCCGGCTCGAGCCTCAACAAGGGCGAAACCCTTAAAGACACGGGTCTCACCCTGCAGGCCATGGGGCCGGATGTGATTGTCATTCGCCACCCCAGCAGCGGCGCGGCGCGCTTTCTTGCAGAGTTGCTGCCCTGCGGCATCGTCAACGGCGGCGATGGCTGGCACGCACACCCTACCCAGGCCCTGCTCGACTGCTACAGCCTGCGTCAGGCGTGGGAAAACCGCTTTGCGGGCCGCACCCTGCTTATTCTGGGCGATATTGCCCACAGCCGCGTGGCCCGTTCAAACATGCACCTGCTCACCATGCTGGGGGTCAAGGTACGCCTGTGCGCGCCGCGCACCCTGCTACCCGCCGGGGTAGACCACTGGCCCGTAGAGATTTACACTGATCTGGACAAGGCCGTGCGCGATGTGGACGGCGTCATGTGCCTGCGCCTGCAGCTTGAGCGCCAGCAGGCGGGTCTTTTGCCCGATCTGGCCGAATATTCGCGCCGTTTCTGCCTTGGCTCGCGCCAGTTGGCCCTTGCCGCACCCGGCGCCAAGGTACTGCACCCCGGCCCCATGAACCGTGGGCTTGAAATTTCCAACGAAATCGCAGACGCCCCCGCCAGCCTGGTTCTGAACCAGGTGGCCGCCGGTGTCGCCACGCGCATGGCCGTGCTCTATCTGCTGGCCACGCGCAATGACGGAGTACGCGCATGA